The Microbacterium sp. zg-Y1090 sequence CCGCTCGAACTTCATGCGGGAGCCGCGACCGTAGCCGAGCTTGCGTCGGGCCAGATCGGCTTGGATCGCGTCGCGCGAGACGGGGACGCCTGCGGGCAGGCCCTCCATGATGGCGACGAGTTCTGGGCCGTGCGATTCGCCGGCTGTGAGCACGCGGAGCATTCGCCTATCCTCCCACGAGCGCCCGCCGCATCGCGGCCAGCACCTCGGTCTCGTCGGGGAGCGCCGCGTCGGCGTCGCCGCCGACGAAGACGCGCACCTGCAGCAGCGCCTGGTGCAGCAGCATCCCCTCTCCGGAGACCGCGGGGTGTCCCGCGCGCTCCCACGCCTGCGAGAGCGCGGTCGGCCAGTGGCCGTAGACGACGTCCATGAGCAGGCCGCCCGCACCGGCGAGGGCGTCGACGGTGGAAGCCGCCACCGTCGCGTCGCCCGGGAGCGTGGCGACCGTCACCGGCGCCGTGGCATACGGCTCGTCGGACAGCGGCTCGGCCTGCACGGCGATGCCCAGTCGATCGCCGAGGGTCTTCAGCGGTTCGACCGCAGCCGGCCGCCGGGCGGCGACGGCGACGTGCTCGGCGCCGAGCTCCGCGAGGGCGACGAGGGCGGAGGTGGCTGTCGCGCCCGCCCCCACGATGCGCGCCCGTCCGGGCGTGTCGATTCCGGCCTCGCGCAAGGCGCGCACGATGCCGCCCACGTCGGTGTTCACGCCGCGGGGTTTGTCGCCGGTGAGCAGCAGCGTGTTGACCGCCCCTGTCGCCGCGGCACGGTCATCGTGGGTCGCGGCGGCAGCGTAGGCGGCGCCCTTCAGGGGCATCGTCAGCGACAGCCCGCGCAGGCCGGCCGACCGCGCGTCGGCGAGGGCCGCCGCGAAGCCCGCTTCGTCGACGCGGCGCCGCCCGTACGACCACGGCAGCCCCAGCACGCGATACGCCGCGGCGTGCAGCTGCGGCGATCTGCTGTGCGCGACCGGATCGCCCCAGACCTCCAGGGCGGTGCCCTCCCCCACCGTCAGCAGCCCGAGTCGGGGTTGTCAGCGCACCACTGCTGCCACTGCTTGACCGCCTGCTCGTGTTCGGCGCCGGTGTTGGTGAAGATCGTCTCGCCGGTGTCGAGGTTCACGGTGACGAAGTACATCCACGGGCCCTCCGCGGGGTGCATCGCCGCGTCGATCGCGAGATCGCCGGGGTTGGCGATGGGTCCGACGGGCAGTCCCGGATGACGGTAGGTGTTCCACGGGTTGTCGTCTTCGAGGGCCTCGCGGGACGAGCTGACGGTGCCGTCGTGCATCTCCTGATAGCCGTATTGGGCGGTGGAGTCCATCTGCAGCAGACCGTTGGTCTCGTTGTTGTCCGGCGCCAGGCGGTTCTGGATGACGCGGGACACCTTGTAGAAGTCGTCCTCGAACCGCGCCTCGCGCTGGATGATCGACGCGATGGTGAGGATCTCCTCGCGACGCTCACCCGGCACCCCGGCGGCGTCGAGCGACTGCACGGTGCGGTCCACCAGGGTGCGGACGACATCGGTCGCGGTGACGCCGGGGTCGAACGTGTAGGTCGCCGGGAACAGCCACCCTTCGAGGGTGTCGGCGGCGACGCCGTAGTCGGCGGGGTTGGCCACCGCCGCCTCGAACTCCTCGACGGGCAGAGCCAGACCCTCGGCCAGCAGCGGCAGGGACTGCTCGACGGTCAGTCCTTCGCGCAGCTGCGCGGTGTTGGACTGCTTCTTGGCCGGGTCGAGCAGCGCGTCGAGGGCGGCGGCGGAGGTCATCTTCTGCTGCAGCAGGTACACGCCCGGCTGGAAGGGCGGGTTCTGGCGGGTGTCGATGAGGTAGTCGTAGAACGCGTCGGGGGTCTTCGTGACGCCGGCGTCGAACAGCGCCTGCGAGATCGGGCCGCCCGTGTCGCCGGAGAGGATCGTCACGAGGGCTTCGCCGGTGGCCTCGCCCTCTTCGTAGTCCTTCGGCTCCTCCCAGCCCATGAAGGCGCGGATGGGCTGTTCGTACGTGTTCCACACCCAGGCGACGCCGACACCGATGCCGCCGACGAGGGCGAGCACCACGGCCAGGGCGACCCAGGCGCCGACCCGGCGCCTGCGGCGGTCCGGCGGGGGCGGTGGTGCGCCGACCTGATCGGTCGAGACCTCTCCGGTGAACAGCGCATCGAGCGTCGCGGTGGCGGCGGGGCGAGCCGCCGGAACGGGCGCTGCCGGGCGTGCGGCCTCGCCGTCGCGGGGTGCAGGGCCGCTCGCGGCAGGCTCAGACCCTGCCGGAGCCGACTCGGACGCCGCGGGCGCCGATTCGGATGCCACTCGGGACGACACCGACCCGACGGCTGCCGAGGGCGACGACTCGGTTGCCGAGGGAGACGACTCGGACGCGACGGATGCCGAGGCGGGGCGCGGGTGCGGAGTCTCATCCGGCGGA is a genomic window containing:
- a CDS encoding shikimate dehydrogenase family protein; protein product: MGEGTALEVWGDPVAHSRSPQLHAAAYRVLGLPWSYGRRRVDEAGFAAALADARSAGLRGLSLTMPLKGAAYAAAATHDDRAAATGAVNTLLLTGDKPRGVNTDVGGIVRALREAGIDTPGRARIVGAGATATSALVALAELGAEHVAVAARRPAAVEPLKTLGDRLGIAVQAEPLSDEPYATAPVTVATLPGDATVAASTVDALAGAGGLLMDVVYGHWPTALSQAWERAGHPAVSGEGMLLHQALLQVRVFVGGDADAALPDETEVLAAMRRALVGG
- the mltG gene encoding endolytic transglycosylase MltG; the encoded protein is MPAPSSPFDDPFADLFGKLPDPRGRAGVARAPEGTAPGGATAAHVEDEGEDTATAGESAPEATSPSPSSAPETEPAPPGRPLSRREARRAAAAAARSQASAPPDETPHPRPASASVASESSPSATESSPSAAVGSVSSRVASESAPAASESAPAGSEPAASGPAPRDGEAARPAAPVPAARPAATATLDALFTGEVSTDQVGAPPPPPDRRRRRVGAWVALAVVLALVGGIGVGVAWVWNTYEQPIRAFMGWEEPKDYEEGEATGEALVTILSGDTGGPISQALFDAGVTKTPDAFYDYLIDTRQNPPFQPGVYLLQQKMTSAAALDALLDPAKKQSNTAQLREGLTVEQSLPLLAEGLALPVEEFEAAVANPADYGVAADTLEGWLFPATYTFDPGVTATDVVRTLVDRTVQSLDAAGVPGERREEILTIASIIQREARFEDDFYKVSRVIQNRLAPDNNETNGLLQMDSTAQYGYQEMHDGTVSSSREALEDDNPWNTYRHPGLPVGPIANPGDLAIDAAMHPAEGPWMYFVTVNLDTGETIFTNTGAEHEQAVKQWQQWCADNPDSGC